A single region of the Garra rufa chromosome 6, GarRuf1.0, whole genome shotgun sequence genome encodes:
- the b3gnt2a gene encoding N-acetyllactosaminide beta-1,3-N-acetylglucosaminyltransferase 2a, whose amino-acid sequence MNSNWKTTKVLGLMILANFLIYIVVEVSRSYGQGRDIYSRRKLTPKTFWKKQEVSPAFWNREQDRLDDIYYLTLANGSKAPNRLQGITSWLNGTSPCKLDVRVTTEIEDFKSLPQRFQDFLLYMGCRSYPLITDAPNVCSEPPYLLLAVKSIAPHFDRRQAIRESWGRTGILDGRRIATVFLLGKADATDHFPDLSEMVKHEAALYGDILQWDYRDSFFNLTLKEVLFLEWFGTHCASAKYVFKGDDDVFVNTRQLLAYLGNFSVPKTKDLFIGDVISNAGPHRTRNLKYYIPESVFRGAYPPYAGGGGYLYSGNLGLRLRTISHMVTLYPIDDVYTGMCLKRLGLVPEKHMGFKTFDIEEKHRENPCAYKTLILVHPRSPQDMIKIWSWINDPKAKCYIAPTQDTKGAKRRRKNK is encoded by the coding sequence ATGAACAGCAACTGGAAGACCACCAAGGTGCTGGGACTGATGATATTGGCCAACTTTCTCATCTACATCGTGGTGGAAGTGTCCCGAAGCTACGGGCAGGGCCGAGACATCTACAGTCGACGGAAACTGACGCCCAAAACTTTCTGGAAGAAGCAGGAGGTCAGTCCGGCGTTCTGGAATCGCGAGCAGGACCGTCTCGATGACATCTACTACCTAACTCTTGCGAATGGCAGCAAGGCCCCAAACCGCCTTCAGGGAATCACAAGTTGGTTGAATGGCACAAGCCCTTGCAAGCTGGACGTCAGGGTGACGACAGAGATCGAAGACTTTAAATCCCTACCGCAGCGATTCCAGGACTTCTTGTTGTACATGGGATGTAGATCATACCCTTTGATAACGGACGCACCCAACGTGTGTTCTGAACCACCGTACCTCTTGCTTGCAGTGAAGTCCATCGCGCCACATTTTGACAGACGGCAGGCCATCCGGGAATCATGGGGTCGCACTGGGATCCTCGACGGCCGGCGCATTGCCACGGTATTCCTACTTGGCAAAGCGGATGCGACAGACCACTTCCCGGACTTGTCTGAAATGGTCAAGCACGAAGCGGCGCTGTACGGCGACATCCTCCAGTGGGATTATAGAGACTCGTTTTTCAATCTCACCTTGAAGGAAGTTCTCTTTCTGGAATGGTTTGGAACCCATTGCGCTTCTGCAAAGTATGTGTTCAAAGGCGACGACGACGTTTTCGTCAATACGCGGCAACTTCTGGCTTACCTTGGGAACTTTTCGGTGCCCAAGACAAAAGACCTTTTCATTGGCGATGTGATCAGCAATGCCGGGCCGCACCGAACCAGGAACCTCAAATATTACATACCTGAGAGCGTGTTTCGTGGAGCTTACCCTCCTTACGCGGGTGGGGGAGGCTACCTGTATTCAGGTAATCTGGGGCTGCGGTTGAGAACGATCTCCCATATGGTTACGTTGTACCCGATTGACGACGTGTACACGGGGATGTGTCTGAAGAGACTGGGACTAGTGCCAGAGAAACACATGGGCTTTAAGACCTTTGACATTGAGGAGAAGCACAGAGAGAATCCTTGTGCTTACAAAACTCTGATTCTGGTTCATCCCAGGAGTCCACAGGACATGATAAAGATCTGGTCTTGGATTAATGACCCTAAAGCGAAATGTTACATCGCACCTACACAGGACAcgaagggcgcgaagcgacgcagaAAAAACAAATAG